Proteins from a genomic interval of Phlebotomus papatasi isolate M1 chromosome 3, Ppap_2.1, whole genome shotgun sequence:
- the LOC129807212 gene encoding UNC93-like protein MFSD11, with amino-acid sequence MERSLLSVLLLGLGFMMLFTAFQTMGNIEKVVIDSIARDDSSFTGDGYVSLSIIYATFAICNWIAPSVVAILGPRGAIVVGSLTYSIFTASFLTPKTWLLYGCSALLGLGAAITWNGQGVYLSRCSNSATISRNSAIFWAMLQASMLIGNTFVWHEFSGLTQVNVETRTLLFAVLVAMALLGVVTLFALPKHVAPQSSARPLAEFKAAAKMAVSPEMALLSTTFLYTGLELSFFSGVYSPTVGFTTALGAKHLVGLSGVCIGLGEVVGGIACGVAGGRWRRDVIVFCGYVVHGIAFAAALINLPDSAVFGDTEALSLLVPPSATVALLAAFLLGLGDACFNTQIIAMLGGVFASKSAAAFALFRFMQSSAAATSFAYSTVFGLRTQLAILATAGAIGTLAFWRVEWRTRVAEMGIEEAEKKRLPEHQVE; translated from the exons ATGGAACGATCATTGCTGAGCGTCCTGCTTCTTGGTCTGGGCTTCATGATGTTGTTTACGGCCTTCCAAACCATGGGTAATATTGAG AAAGTCGTCATCGACAGCATTGCCAGAGACGATAGCAGCTTCACGGGTGACGGTTATGTCAGTCTCTCCATTATTTATGCAACTTTTGCCATATGCAACTGGATAGCGCCATCTGTAGTAGCCATTTTAGGACCCAGAGGAGCTATCGTTGTGGGATCTCTCACATATAG CATCTTCACTGCTTCTTTTCTCACCCCTAAAACCTGGCTTCTATATGGTTGCAGTGCCCTTTTGGGGCTTGGAGCGGCCATCACGTGGAATGGACAGGGAGTTTATCTATCACGGTGCAGTAATAGTGCAACCATCTCACGGAACAGTGCCATCTTCTGGGCAATGCTGCAAGCCTCAATGTTAATAGGCAATACATTTGTTTGGCATGAATTCAGCGGACTAACTCAGGTGAATGTCGAGACCCGAACTCTTCTCTTTGCTGTCCTCGTGGCCATGGCACTGTTAGGCGTAGTTACACTGTTCGCACTGCCCAAGCATGTAGCACCGCAGTCATCAGCACGACCATTGGCGGAATTCAAGGCAGCAGCTAAGATGGCGGTGAGTCCTGAAATGGCTCTCCTCAGTACTACATTTCTTTACACAGGACTCGAATTGTCCTTCTTCAGTGGTGTTTATTCTCCTACGGTAGGCTTTACAACGGCCCTAGGCGCTAAGCATTTGGTCGGCCTGAGTG GCGTCTGCATTGGCCTAGGTGAAGTTGTAGGTGGCATTGCATGTGGAGTGGCAGGCGGTAGATGGCGTCGTGATGTGATAGTATTCTGTGGATATGTGGTCCATGGAATAGCCTTCGCAGCAGCTCTTATAAACCTTCCGGATAGTGCTGTCTTCGGAGACACTGAAGCGCTATCCCTGTTGGTTCCACCATCTGCCACTGTTGCACTTTTGGCGGCATTCCTGCTCGGTCTAGGCGATGCCTGTTTCAACACTCAAATTATCGCCATGCTAGGAGGTGTTTTTGCCTCTAAATCTGCTGCGGCATTTGCTCTGTTTCGGTTTATGCAATCCTCCGCAGCTGCAACTAGCTTTGCTTACTCCACAGTGTTTGGATTGCGGACACAACTCGCCATCCTAGCCACTGCTGGTGCAATAGGAACACTGGCCTTCTGGCGTGTTGAATGGAGGACAAGGGTAGCTGAAATGGGGATTGAAGAGGCGGAAAAGAAGAGGCTGCCAGAGCATCAAGTCGAATAG
- the LOC129806715 gene encoding uncharacterized protein LOC129806715 — translation MDFTTVTYATLLERANGESPGLREVNASDRDWGLSWTIRGFCWRVYSGDKANSWSKKILLGVEDRVVRQLSQGPPWGWVYPSTANAFRLKARGFYELLPVMVSRLSSCQQPTWGPRLLPDEMRVAKMQVNTSIGCLGCNTTSTWQQTSRRCCPRPEGSPGHVIPHATSAGRSGFWLFQTTLSGSPDLSPHGVAREKGNHCWSSILEHRKTHKGRKGPRF, via the exons ATGGATTTTACGACAGTGACCTATGCTACGTTACTGGAGCGAGCTAATGGAGAGTCGCCAGGACTGAGGGAGGTTAATGCGAG TGATCGTGACTGGGGGCTTTCCTGGACTATCAGAGGGTTTTG CTGGAGGGTATACAGCGGTGACAAAGCCAACAGCTGGAGCAAGAAGATCCTCCTTGGCGTAGAGGACAGGGTGGTTAGGCAACTCTCTCAAGGGCCCCCGTGGGGGTGGGTTTATCCCAGCACAGCCAATGCCTTCCGTCTCAAGGCCAGAGGCTTCTACGAGCTGCTTCCGGTGATGGTGTCGCGGCTTAGCTCGTGTCAACAGCCTACTTGGGGGCCGAGGTTACTCCCGGACGAAATGAGGGTGGCCAAAATGCAGGTGAACACCAGTATAGGGTGTCTTGGGTGCAACACAACCTCTACGTGGCAACAGACTTCACGGAGATGCTGCCCCAGACCAGAGGGTTCACCAGGGCACGTAATCCCTCACGCAACGTCTGCAGGGAGATCAGGCTTCTGGCTTTTCCAGACTACACTCTCAGGGAGTCCGGATCTTTCACCGCACGGGGTCGCCCGAGAAAAGGGAAATCACTGCTGGAGTTCGATCCTCGAGCACCGCAAAACCCACAAGGGAAGGAAAG GTCCAAGATTCTAG